In the genome of Vicia villosa cultivar HV-30 ecotype Madison, WI linkage group LG7, Vvil1.0, whole genome shotgun sequence, one region contains:
- the LOC131618722 gene encoding uncharacterized protein LOC131618722, translated as MGFKLLKSTPYYAQANGQVKSANKVIIGLIKKHVWKKPNNWHKTLDQVLWACQTSPKEATNTTPFQLTFGHDAVLPVEIYLQSVRIQRRGEIPSDLYWEMMMNESVDLDEEILHALEVLRRQKERVARAYNKRVQSKTFITNDLVWKALMFASQDLYSSCRFEHWVSMASTFSLEALAATLDEV; from the exons atggGTTTCAAATTACTAAAATCCACACcatattatgctcaagcaaatggacaggtcaAATCGGCCAATAAAGTAATAATAGGTCTAATTAAGAAACATGTATGGAAGAAACCCAATAATTGGCATAAGACATTGGATCAAGTGCTTTGGGCTTGTCAAACTTCCCCAAAAGAAGCCACCAACACCACACCTTTTCAACTTACATTTGGTCACGATGCAGTGTTACCTGTCGAAATCTACCTACAATCAGTGAGGATTCAAAGGCGGGGAGAAATCCCATCTGACCTATactgggaaatgatgatgaatgaatcggTAGATTTGGATGAAGAAATATTACATGCGTTAGAAGTCCTAAGAAGACAGAAAGAAAGGGTGGCTagagcatataacaaaagggTTCAAAGCAAAACTTTCATTACAAACGATCTAGTTTGGAAA GCTTTGATGTTTGCTTCACAAGATTTGTATTCTTCCTGCCGTTTTGAGCACTGGGTTTCCATGGCTTCGACCTTCTCACTAGAAGCATTGGCTGCTACCCTTGATGAGGTTTGA